A stretch of Vibrio maritimus DNA encodes these proteins:
- a CDS encoding ArsJ-associated glyceraldehyde-3-phosphate dehydrogenase produces the protein MAIKVGINGFGRIGRLALRAAFDWDELEFVLINDVAGDATTLGHLLEFDSVQGTWHHGVAVEGDELVVNGKRIKTTQERDIDAIDWSGCDVVIEATGVHRKTEFLNKYLDQGVKRVVVSAPVKEEGIANIVVGVNDEIFDAEAHRIVTAASCTTNCIAPVVKVIHEKLGIEQSSFTTIHDLTNTQTILDAPHKDLRRARACGMSLIPTTTGSATAIVEIFPELKGKINGHAVRVPLANASLTDIIFDVKRDTTAEEVNALLKEASEGELKGILGFEERPLVSIDYRGDQRSTIVDAQSTMVVGSRMVKIYAWYDNEMGYATRTAELVRKVGLAG, from the coding sequence ATGGCGATTAAAGTAGGTATTAACGGATTTGGTCGAATTGGCCGTTTGGCGCTTCGCGCAGCATTTGATTGGGACGAACTTGAGTTTGTTTTGATTAATGACGTTGCAGGTGATGCAACCACACTAGGTCACCTATTGGAGTTCGATTCAGTCCAAGGTACTTGGCATCACGGTGTAGCCGTTGAAGGTGATGAGCTTGTGGTGAACGGTAAGCGCATTAAAACGACCCAAGAGCGCGATATCGACGCGATCGATTGGTCTGGCTGTGATGTTGTTATTGAAGCAACAGGCGTGCACCGTAAAACTGAATTCCTAAACAAATACCTAGACCAAGGCGTTAAGCGTGTTGTGGTGTCTGCGCCTGTAAAAGAAGAAGGCATTGCCAACATCGTTGTTGGTGTGAATGACGAAATCTTTGATGCAGAAGCACACCGTATCGTGACTGCGGCATCTTGTACAACTAACTGTATCGCGCCTGTGGTGAAAGTGATTCACGAGAAACTGGGTATCGAGCAATCATCGTTCACAACTATTCACGATCTAACCAACACGCAAACTATCCTTGATGCGCCGCACAAAGATCTGCGCCGTGCTCGTGCATGTGGTATGAGCCTTATCCCAACCACAACGGGTAGCGCAACAGCGATCGTTGAGATCTTCCCTGAGCTAAAAGGCAAGATCAACGGCCACGCAGTGCGTGTACCACTAGCAAATGCATCACTCACCGACATCATCTTTGATGTAAAACGCGATACAACGGCTGAAGAAGTTAACGCACTTCTTAAAGAAGCTTCCGAAGGTGAGCTAAAAGGTATCCTTGGTTTCGAAGAGCGTCCGCTTGTGTCTATCGATTACCGTGGTGATCAACGCTCAACCATCGTAGATGCGCAATCTACCATGGTCGTTGGCTCTCGCATGGTGAAAATCTATGCGTGGTATGACAATGAAATGGGATATGCAACACGCACAGCAGAATTGGTTCGTAAAGTCGGTCTAGCGGGGTAA
- a CDS encoding metalloregulator ArsR/SmtB family transcription factor has product MLPHEFFKLISDETRIRTLLWVSANGSVCVNELVEALGESQPKVSRHLAMLRQAGVLKDTRQGQHVFYSLAEGLPGWLYRTLKGLEQSNCLQSAYQLNFNELVSSSNDA; this is encoded by the coding sequence ATGCTTCCACATGAGTTTTTTAAATTGATATCTGATGAAACCCGAATTCGAACCCTGCTTTGGGTGTCGGCCAACGGCTCGGTCTGTGTCAACGAACTGGTGGAGGCGTTGGGAGAGAGTCAGCCTAAAGTATCGAGACATTTAGCTATGCTACGACAAGCAGGGGTGCTCAAGGATACAAGGCAAGGGCAGCACGTCTTTTACAGCTTAGCTGAAGGACTGCCTGGTTGGCTCTATCGAACATTGAAAGGGCTTGAACAGTCGAACTGTTTGCAAAGTGCTTATCAATTAAACTTTAACGAGCTTGTGTCATCATCGAACGATGCTTAA
- a CDS encoding metalloregulator ArsR/SmtB family transcription factor, producing MTKKILFVCRGNSARSQLAEAIVNRDYADQYQAFSAGSNPSHVDNRTLTTLKESGFDCEGLRSKSVEEFEGQHFDYVITLCSSAHKECGVFENSQESLFWDLPSPTSLSETSFDASLYDLYKRIELFVAVHSDSNDLDFDPLVIHKCLSDQTRLLITLMIFTEVELSVGELCDALQESQPKISRALGVLRNCGVVSDRRRGQWAFYSISDKLPLWAIDILDASVVSMRSKLLAANQLLNQSANRPDKHN from the coding sequence ATGACAAAAAAAATACTCTTTGTTTGCAGAGGAAACTCGGCACGCTCGCAGCTCGCAGAGGCGATCGTCAACAGAGATTATGCGGATCAATACCAAGCCTTTAGCGCTGGTAGCAATCCAAGTCATGTCGACAATAGAACGTTAACAACACTCAAAGAGTCTGGTTTTGATTGCGAAGGTCTGCGCTCAAAGTCGGTAGAAGAGTTCGAAGGACAGCATTTTGATTATGTCATCACGCTATGTTCTTCCGCGCATAAGGAATGCGGGGTATTTGAAAACAGCCAAGAGAGCCTTTTTTGGGATCTTCCCTCCCCCACCTCTTTATCGGAGACTTCTTTTGACGCCTCTTTATATGATCTGTACAAGCGAATCGAACTGTTTGTGGCCGTGCACAGTGACAGCAATGATTTAGATTTTGACCCACTGGTGATTCATAAGTGTCTGAGTGACCAAACAAGGCTTCTCATCACCTTAATGATATTTACTGAAGTGGAGCTCAGTGTGGGTGAGCTGTGCGATGCGCTGCAAGAATCTCAGCCAAAGATCTCCAGAGCGCTCGGCGTACTTCGAAACTGTGGGGTAGTTAGCGATAGACGCCGAGGACAATGGGCGTTTTATTCCATCTCAGATAAGCTACCGCTGTGGGCTATCGACATACTGGATGCATCTGTTGTCAGCATGCGTAGCAAACTACTTGCTGCTAATCAGTTACTCAACCAATCTGCCAATCGCCCAGACAAGCACAACTAA
- a CDS encoding HAD-IA family hydrolase, translated as MASNRIKCVIFDCDGTLIDSERLCIQAIVEVLESVGVNVDYEKVKDQFQGVKLEKIFGELIADSSLLSDDSLTGLVRHYRQRCQELFTEQLTVIDGVYEVLDELKANNIAICIASNAPHEKMAFTLPLTKLDHYFEGTVYSALDAHAWKPDPKLLHFVMDKMQVRAEECLFIDDSLVGVQAGIGAQVTTLYFSHAEPHKEIEIDSPYLHYISDMRQLLAFVQ; from the coding sequence ATGGCTTCAAACCGCATCAAATGTGTGATTTTTGATTGTGACGGCACGCTAATCGATAGCGAACGTTTATGTATACAGGCAATCGTCGAAGTACTAGAGAGCGTTGGCGTTAATGTTGATTATGAGAAGGTGAAAGATCAGTTCCAAGGGGTAAAGCTTGAAAAGATCTTTGGCGAGCTTATCGCTGATAGCTCATTGCTTAGTGATGACAGCTTAACAGGACTTGTTCGCCATTATCGTCAGCGCTGTCAGGAGCTGTTCACTGAGCAGCTCACGGTCATTGATGGCGTCTATGAGGTTTTAGATGAGCTCAAAGCCAACAACATTGCCATATGCATTGCGTCCAATGCCCCTCACGAAAAGATGGCGTTTACCTTACCGCTGACAAAACTCGACCACTATTTCGAGGGTACGGTGTACAGCGCATTAGACGCACATGCTTGGAAGCCAGATCCGAAACTTCTGCACTTCGTCATGGATAAAATGCAAGTGAGAGCAGAAGAGTGTCTATTTATTGATGACTCTCTTGTCGGTGTTCAAGCGGGCATAGGAGCACAAGTCACCACCTTATATTTCTCACATGCAGAGCCTCATAAAGAGATTGAGATCGATAGTCCTTACCTACACTACATCTCCGATATGAGGCAATTGCTAGCCTTTGTTCAATGA
- the pykF gene encoding pyruvate kinase PykF, which yields MKKTKIVCTIGPKTESVEKLTELVNAGMNVMRLNFSHGNFEEHANRISNFREVMANVGKQLAILLDTKGPEIRTIKLEGGNDVDLVAGQEFTFTTDASVVGNKDVVAVTYLGFAKDLSAGNTILVDDGLIEMEVISTTETEVKCKVLNNGALGENKGVNLPGVSVQLPALSEKDKADLKFGCEQGVDFVAASFIRKAADVKEIRDLLDANGGESIHIISKIENQEGVDNFDEILELSDGIMVARGDLGVEIPAEEVIFAQKMMIEKCNRARKTVITATQMLDSMIQNPRPTRAEAGDVANAIMDGTDAVMLSGETAKGKYPVEAVTIMAQIANRTDGALKAELGSRLDSPRLRITEAVCKGAVDTAEKLAAPLIIVATEGGKSARSVRKYFPTASIVALTTNAKTAAQLVLTKGVRPVLVDSIDSTDEFYKNGKEYALESGFGKKGDIVVMVSGALVASGTTNTASVHVL from the coding sequence ATGAAAAAGACCAAAATCGTATGTACGATCGGCCCTAAAACTGAGTCTGTAGAGAAACTGACTGAGCTAGTAAACGCAGGCATGAACGTTATGCGCCTAAACTTCTCTCACGGTAACTTCGAAGAGCACGCGAACCGCATCTCTAACTTCCGTGAAGTAATGGCAAACGTTGGCAAGCAACTAGCAATTCTTCTAGACACTAAAGGTCCAGAAATTCGTACTATCAAACTAGAAGGCGGCAATGACGTTGATCTAGTAGCTGGTCAAGAATTTACTTTCACTACTGACGCTTCTGTAGTTGGTAACAAGGACGTTGTAGCGGTAACTTACCTAGGTTTCGCTAAAGACCTATCTGCTGGTAACACTATCCTAGTAGACGACGGCCTAATCGAAATGGAAGTTATCTCAACAACTGAAACTGAAGTTAAGTGTAAAGTTCTTAACAACGGTGCTCTAGGTGAGAACAAAGGTGTTAACCTTCCAGGCGTTTCTGTACAGCTTCCAGCGCTTTCTGAAAAAGACAAAGCTGACCTGAAATTTGGTTGTGAGCAAGGCGTTGACTTCGTTGCTGCTTCTTTCATCCGTAAAGCTGCAGACGTTAAAGAAATCCGTGACCTTCTTGACGCAAACGGCGGCGAGAGCATCCACATCATCTCTAAGATCGAAAACCAAGAAGGCGTTGATAACTTCGACGAGATCCTAGAGCTTTCTGACGGTATCATGGTTGCTCGTGGCGACCTTGGTGTTGAAATCCCAGCTGAAGAAGTAATCTTCGCTCAGAAGATGATGATTGAGAAGTGTAACCGTGCTCGTAAGACAGTTATCACTGCAACTCAAATGCTTGACTCTATGATTCAAAATCCACGTCCAACTCGTGCAGAAGCGGGTGACGTTGCGAACGCAATCATGGACGGTACAGATGCAGTAATGCTTTCTGGTGAAACAGCGAAAGGTAAGTACCCTGTTGAAGCGGTAACTATCATGGCTCAAATCGCTAACCGTACTGACGGTGCGCTAAAAGCTGAACTAGGTTCTCGTCTAGACAGCCCACGTCTACGTATCACTGAAGCAGTATGTAAAGGTGCAGTAGACACAGCTGAGAAGCTAGCTGCTCCACTAATCATCGTTGCTACTGAAGGTGGTAAGTCTGCACGTTCTGTACGTAAATACTTCCCAACAGCAAGCATCGTTGCACTAACGACTAACGCTAAGACAGCTGCACAGCTAGTTCTTACTAAAGGTGTTCGTCCAGTTCTTGTTGACTCAATCGACAGCACTGATGAATTCTACAAAAACGGTAAAGAGTACGCTCTAGAATCTGGTTTTGGTAAGAAAGGCGACATCGTAGTTATGGTTTCTGGTGCACTAGTAGCATCTGGTACAACGAACACAGCATCTGTTCACGTACTATAA
- a CDS encoding GntR family transcriptional regulator, producing the protein MRCIVSSPTLTDKVAKLICQDILSGELKPNQKLVVAELKEKYNVGASPIREALIQLSWIKYVKLEPQKGCWVAPISKLELYDLYESLKVVSSVLLEKSIQQGNEGWELEILTEFHKLSRFKFQGDNFNWVEWEERQEAFYSSLLSGCFSKNMLDFFNDIIRQVKRYRRVSLSHSPKPFAELFNLEEHEKMMKLTLDKDLDGARQQLTQYLTDMMKDIESTVNEIEMK; encoded by the coding sequence ATGAGGTGCATCGTGTCTAGCCCAACATTGACAGACAAGGTCGCAAAATTGATCTGTCAGGACATTCTTTCTGGAGAACTTAAGCCAAACCAAAAACTGGTAGTAGCAGAGCTTAAGGAAAAGTATAACGTCGGAGCCTCTCCGATAAGAGAAGCACTCATACAGCTTTCTTGGATTAAATACGTCAAGCTTGAGCCGCAAAAAGGCTGCTGGGTCGCTCCAATCTCGAAACTGGAGTTATATGATCTTTATGAGAGTCTTAAGGTGGTGTCTTCTGTGCTGCTTGAGAAGTCTATTCAACAAGGAAATGAAGGCTGGGAGCTCGAGATCCTAACCGAGTTCCACAAGCTATCTCGATTCAAATTCCAAGGTGATAACTTTAATTGGGTTGAGTGGGAAGAGCGTCAAGAAGCTTTCTATAGTTCACTACTTAGTGGATGCTTTTCAAAGAACATGCTCGATTTCTTCAACGATATCATTCGCCAAGTTAAGCGCTACCGTCGCGTCTCATTAAGCCACTCGCCTAAGCCATTTGCTGAGCTATTTAATCTTGAAGAGCACGAAAAGATGATGAAGCTGACACTCGACAAAGACTTAGACGGCGCTCGTCAGCAGCTTACTCAATACCTCACCGATATGATGAAGGATATCGAATCAACGGTAAATGAGATTGAAATGAAATAA
- the sspB gene encoding ClpXP protease specificity-enhancing factor produces MDIEKMTPRRPYMLRAFYDWLVENDLTPHIVVDANMPGVRVPLEFVQDGQIILNIAPRAVGQLELGNEAITFHARFGGKPHSVIAPLYSVQAIYARENGAGTMFEPEDAYLSIEEEDISQPEVTTGLSVAAETEQPEQTNEEPNGDDEPPKPKGRPSLRVVK; encoded by the coding sequence ATGGATATTGAAAAAATGACACCTCGCCGACCATATATGCTTCGTGCATTTTATGATTGGCTTGTTGAAAATGATCTGACACCGCATATTGTTGTTGATGCAAACATGCCGGGTGTTCGAGTTCCTTTGGAGTTTGTCCAAGATGGTCAGATCATTCTTAACATTGCTCCTAGAGCGGTTGGACAACTGGAACTGGGCAACGAAGCGATTACGTTTCACGCTCGTTTTGGTGGCAAACCGCACTCAGTGATTGCTCCGCTGTACTCTGTACAAGCTATCTATGCTCGTGAAAACGGCGCTGGAACTATGTTCGAGCCTGAAGATGCTTATCTTTCTATTGAAGAAGAAGACATCTCTCAGCCGGAAGTGACAACAGGCTTGTCTGTTGCCGCTGAGACGGAACAGCCAGAGCAAACCAATGAAGAGCCTAACGGAGACGATGAACCGCCTAAACCAAAAGGACGACCAAGTCTTCGAGTAGTCAAATAA
- the sspA gene encoding stringent starvation protein SspA, which translates to MAVAANKRSVMTLFSSATDLYSHQVRIVLAEKGVSVEVELVDDVNIPAELAELNPYKTVPTLVDRELALYDSKIIMEYLDERFPHPPLMPVYPVARGNSRLMIYRIERNWYSLAEKVMKGSAEEAEAARNKLRNDLLTLAPIFAEYEYFMSEEFSLIDCYLAPLLWRLPEMGIELVGPGSKEIKVYMNRVFERDSFLASLTEAEREMRLVR; encoded by the coding sequence ATGGCTGTAGCTGCCAATAAACGTTCTGTGATGACTCTTTTTTCCAGTGCTACTGATTTATATAGCCACCAGGTTCGAATCGTTCTAGCGGAAAAAGGGGTTAGTGTTGAAGTCGAGTTAGTGGATGATGTAAACATCCCAGCTGAGCTTGCTGAACTAAACCCATACAAGACAGTGCCAACTTTGGTCGATCGTGAGCTAGCCCTTTACGATTCTAAGATCATCATGGAATACCTTGATGAGCGTTTCCCGCATCCACCGCTAATGCCAGTATACCCTGTAGCTCGTGGTAACAGCCGCCTGATGATTTATCGTATTGAGCGTAACTGGTACTCACTTGCTGAGAAAGTAATGAAAGGTTCTGCTGAAGAAGCAGAAGCGGCACGTAATAAGCTTCGTAATGACCTACTGACTCTAGCGCCTATTTTTGCTGAGTATGAGTACTTCATGAGCGAAGAGTTTAGCCTAATTGATTGCTACCTAGCACCACTATTGTGGCGTCTACCTGAAATGGGTATCGAGCTAGTTGGTCCTGGCTCAAAAGAGATCAAAGTGTACATGAACCGTGTATTTGAACGTGATTCATTCCTAGCTTCTCTAACAGAAGCTGAGCGTGAGATGCGTTTGGTTCGCTAG
- a CDS encoding cytochrome c1 has product MKKWIVVLFALLPSLALAAGGNVNLDKANNDLTDKASLQNGAKLFMNYCFACHSTQYQRYERVATDLGIPVDLAKENLVFDPEAKIGDLMVNSMPQKQAAAWFGAAPPDLTLVARVRGVDWLYTYLRTFYVDPSRPFGVNNTTFPNVGMPHVLEELQGIPTPIFETKIVDGEEVQVIVGTQTDGRGELSSSEYDDAVRDLVNFLEYSGDPVKLERHALGWWVMAFLVIFTIVVVLLKKEYWRDVH; this is encoded by the coding sequence ATGAAAAAGTGGATTGTAGTACTTTTCGCATTGCTGCCATCTCTAGCACTAGCGGCTGGTGGCAATGTAAATCTTGATAAAGCAAACAATGATTTGACGGACAAAGCGTCGCTTCAAAACGGTGCCAAGCTGTTTATGAACTACTGCTTTGCTTGTCACTCGACGCAGTATCAACGCTATGAGCGTGTGGCGACTGACTTGGGTATCCCGGTTGATCTTGCAAAAGAGAACCTAGTGTTCGACCCAGAAGCTAAGATCGGTGATTTGATGGTTAACTCTATGCCTCAGAAACAAGCCGCGGCTTGGTTTGGTGCAGCGCCACCGGATCTAACCTTGGTTGCTCGTGTTCGCGGCGTAGACTGGCTATACACATACCTACGTACTTTCTATGTCGATCCAAGTCGTCCGTTTGGTGTGAACAATACCACCTTCCCGAATGTGGGTATGCCGCATGTTCTTGAAGAGCTGCAAGGTATCCCGACACCAATCTTCGAGACTAAGATCGTTGATGGTGAGGAAGTACAAGTGATTGTTGGCACTCAAACCGATGGTCGTGGTGAGCTGAGCTCAAGTGAGTATGACGATGCAGTGCGTGACCTCGTCAACTTCCTTGAATACTCAGGTGACCCAGTGAAGCTTGAGCGTCATGCGCTAGGTTGGTGGGTGATGGCGTTCCTAGTCATCTTTACTATCGTCGTTGTGCTGCTTAAGAAAGAGTATTGGCGCGATGTTCACTAA
- a CDS encoding cytochrome b: MQVLLDWVEKRLPAMNAYKKHLSEYPMPKNFNFWYLFGSLAMLVLVNQILTGIWLTMNYVPSGEGAFASVEYIMRDVEYGWLLRYMHSTGASAFFVVVYLHMFRGLIYGSYQKPRELLWVFGMLIFLVLMAEAFMGYLLPWGQMSYWGAQVIISLFGAIPVIGDDLTLWIRGDYIISGATLNRFFALHVIALPIVLLLLVVLHVLALHEVGSNNPDGIETKLPKGSMGDDYKTQFKFHDYYSKKYDIIDSIPFHPYGTVKDLVGVAGFFFLFCYVLFFNPEMGGYFLEPPNFEAANPLKTPEHIAPVWYFTPFYAILRAVPDKLLGVVAMGLSIVFLFLLPWFDRCKVRSYRYRSKIHLINIIQFTISFIALGILGALPATPTYTLLAQIFSLGYFMFFVLLFFYSKNENTKPLPERVTFK, translated from the coding sequence ATGCAAGTGTTACTTGATTGGGTAGAAAAACGTCTACCTGCAATGAATGCTTATAAGAAGCATTTGTCTGAATACCCAATGCCAAAAAACTTCAACTTTTGGTATCTGTTTGGCTCACTAGCCATGCTAGTGCTGGTTAACCAAATCCTAACGGGTATTTGGCTAACAATGAACTACGTACCTTCTGGCGAAGGTGCATTTGCCTCTGTAGAATACATCATGCGTGATGTGGAATACGGATGGCTACTCCGCTATATGCACTCAACGGGCGCCTCGGCCTTCTTCGTTGTTGTCTACCTTCATATGTTCCGTGGTCTTATCTACGGTTCTTACCAGAAGCCGCGTGAGCTGCTGTGGGTATTCGGCATGCTGATCTTCCTTGTGTTGATGGCAGAAGCATTTATGGGATACCTACTACCTTGGGGACAAATGTCTTACTGGGGTGCACAGGTAATCATCTCGCTCTTTGGTGCTATTCCCGTTATCGGTGATGACCTAACGCTTTGGATCCGTGGTGATTACATCATCTCTGGTGCAACGCTTAACCGCTTCTTCGCGCTTCACGTGATTGCTCTGCCAATCGTGCTGCTACTTCTTGTTGTCTTGCACGTACTCGCTCTACACGAAGTAGGCTCAAACAACCCTGATGGTATTGAGACTAAGCTTCCTAAAGGCAGCATGGGCGACGACTACAAGACGCAGTTCAAGTTCCACGATTACTACAGTAAGAAATACGACATCATTGATTCGATTCCTTTCCATCCTTACGGTACGGTGAAAGATCTTGTTGGTGTAGCTGGCTTCTTCTTCCTGTTCTGTTATGTGTTGTTCTTTAACCCAGAGATGGGCGGTTACTTCCTTGAGCCACCTAACTTTGAAGCAGCGAACCCGCTGAAGACTCCAGAGCACATTGCTCCGGTATGGTACTTCACGCCGTTCTACGCGATTCTGCGTGCGGTTCCGGACAAGCTGTTGGGTGTGGTAGCAATGGGTCTATCGATTGTGTTCCTATTCCTACTTCCTTGGTTCGATCGCTGTAAAGTTCGCTCTTATCGCTACAGAAGTAAGATTCACCTAATCAACATCATCCAGTTCACCATTAGCTTTATTGCTTTGGGTATTCTTGGTGCGCTACCAGCGACGCCGACGTACACGCTACTGGCTCAGATCTTCAGTTTAGGTTACTTCATGTTCTTCGTTCTGCTGTTCTTCTACAGTAAAAATGAGAACACCAAGCCATTGCCAGAGAGGGTGACATTCAAATGA
- the petA gene encoding ubiquinol-cytochrome c reductase iron-sulfur subunit: MSNAPLNNGRRRFLTATTAVVGGLGAAAVAVPFIKSWNPSAKAKAAGAPVEVDVSKLEEGQMVRVEWQGKPVWVVRRAQSVVDNLSNLANQLRDPDSAEEQQPEYAQNVYRSIKPEYFVAVGFCTHLGCSPTYLADSFSEQVQGVKSGFFCPCHGSKFDMAGRVFQNVPAPLNLVIPKHMYLSDTRILIGVDEGDA, translated from the coding sequence ATGAGCAATGCGCCTTTAAATAACGGTCGCAGGCGTTTCCTTACTGCGACAACTGCGGTTGTCGGTGGTTTGGGAGCAGCTGCAGTCGCCGTTCCTTTTATTAAATCTTGGAACCCAAGTGCCAAAGCAAAAGCTGCTGGTGCCCCTGTTGAAGTGGACGTCAGCAAGCTTGAAGAAGGTCAAATGGTTCGTGTTGAATGGCAGGGTAAGCCGGTATGGGTTGTGCGTCGCGCGCAATCTGTTGTGGACAACCTAAGCAACCTAGCCAATCAGCTACGTGACCCAGACTCCGCTGAAGAACAACAGCCAGAGTATGCACAAAACGTGTACCGCTCCATTAAACCGGAGTACTTTGTTGCCGTTGGTTTCTGTACCCACCTAGGTTGTTCGCCTACCTATCTTGCTGATTCCTTTAGTGAACAAGTCCAAGGTGTGAAGTCTGGTTTCTTCTGCCCGTGTCATGGTTCTAAGTTTGATATGGCTGGTCGTGTTTTCCAAAACGTACCAGCGCCACTCAACCTTGTCATTCCTAAACACATGTACTTGAGCGATACCAGAATCCTTATTGGTGTTGATGAGGGGGATGCATAA
- the rpsI gene encoding 30S ribosomal protein S9 produces MAENQYYGTGRRKSSAARVFIKPGTGNIVVNKRELETYFGRETSCMVVRQPLELTELTEKLDLFVTVKGGGISGQAGAIRHGITRALMEYDETLRPALRAAGYVTRDARCVERKKVGLRKARRRPQFSKR; encoded by the coding sequence ATGGCAGAGAATCAATACTACGGCACTGGCCGTCGCAAAAGCTCAGCTGCTCGTGTTTTCATCAAACCAGGCACTGGCAATATCGTAGTTAACAAGCGTGAACTAGAAACTTACTTCGGTCGCGAAACTTCTTGCATGGTAGTTCGTCAGCCTCTAGAGCTAACTGAACTAACTGAGAAGCTAGACCTATTCGTTACTGTAAAAGGTGGCGGTATTTCTGGTCAAGCAGGTGCTATCCGTCACGGTATCACTCGCGCGCTAATGGAATACGATGAGACTCTACGTCCTGCTCTACGTGCAGCTGGCTACGTTACGCGTGACGCTCGTTGCGTTGAACGTAAGAAAGTTGGTCTACGTAAAGCACGTCGTCGTCCACAGTTCTCTAAGCGTTAA
- the rplM gene encoding 50S ribosomal protein L13: MKTFVAKPETVKRDWYVVDAEGKTLGRLASEIASRLRGKHKAEYTPHTDTGDYIIVVNAEKVTVTGNKAKNKVYYRHSEFPGGLKSITFEKLIDRKPEMALELAVKGMLPRGPLGRAMYRKLKVYAGAEHNHVAQQPQVLDI; the protein is encoded by the coding sequence ATGAAAACTTTCGTTGCTAAACCAGAAACTGTAAAACGCGACTGGTACGTTGTAGACGCTGAAGGTAAAACTCTTGGCCGTCTAGCAAGTGAAATTGCATCTCGCCTACGTGGCAAACACAAAGCTGAATACACTCCGCACACTGACACTGGTGATTACATCATCGTTGTTAACGCTGAGAAAGTTACTGTAACTGGTAACAAGGCTAAGAACAAAGTTTACTACCGCCACTCTGAGTTCCCAGGCGGCCTAAAATCAATCACTTTTGAAAAGCTGATCGATCGTAAGCCTGAAATGGCTCTTGAGCTAGCGGTTAAAGGTATGCTACCACGTGGTCCTCTAGGCCGTGCTATGTACCGTAAGCTTAAAGTTTACGCTGGCGCTGAGCACAACCATGTTGCTCAACAACCACAAGTACTAGACATCTAA